TACCGTTTCGTTATCCATCTCAAAACTCTCTAGCAGCCATTTGGCAAAATCTTCGGCATCTGCAACGGGTAGTTCGGCAATACAGTAAAAAGCGCCTTTTGGGTTGGCCACTCTAACGCCTTCAATCTGCTCAAGACCTTTAACCAGCGTATTTCTTCGCGAAGTGTATTCCTCAATGACCTCGTCAAAATATTCCTGTTCTGTATCGAGGGCGGCTTCACTGGCAATTTGTGCAAAAGTAGGCGGGCTTAGGCGGGCCTGGGCAAACTTCATGGCCGTAGCCATAAAATCGGCATTTTTGGAAACCACGCATCCAATTCGTGCTCCACACATGCTGTAGCGCTTTGAAACAGAGTCTATCATAATCGCGTTCTGCTCCAGGCCTGGCACGCTCATAATAGAATGGTGTTTTGCACCGTCGTAGGCAAATTCGCGGTAAACTTCATCGGCTACAATAAAGAGGTCGTGCTTTTTAACGATCTCGGCCAGTTGATCAATCTCCTCTTTTGTATAGAGGTAACCGGTGGGGTTGCCCGGGTTGCAAATTAAAATTGCCTTGGTCTTTGGTGTGATGAGCTTTTCAAATTCAGAAATTGGAGGCAGCGCAAAACTGTCTTCAATTTTTGACTTTACGGGTA
This Salinimicrobium tongyeongense DNA region includes the following protein-coding sequences:
- a CDS encoding pyridoxal phosphate-dependent aminotransferase codes for the protein MPHISRKGQAMPESPIRKLVPYAEAAIKKGRTIYQLNIGQPDIKTPAKALAAVKNTDIEVLSYSHSAGFESYRNKLASYYRNHNIEISANELIITTGGSEALLFTMGSICDAGDEVIIPEPFYANYNGFATASGVTVVPVKSKIEDSFALPPISEFEKLITPKTKAILICNPGNPTGYLYTKEEIDQLAEIVKKHDLFIVADEVYREFAYDGAKHHSIMSVPGLEQNAIMIDSVSKRYSMCGARIGCVVSKNADFMATAMKFAQARLSPPTFAQIASEAALDTEQEYFDEVIEEYTSRRNTLVKGLEQIEGVRVANPKGAFYCIAELPVADAEDFAKWLLESFEMDNETVMIAPAAGFYSTPNTGTNQVRIAYVLKKENLVRAIEILKEALKQYKG